In the genome of Globicephala melas chromosome 3, mGloMel1.2, whole genome shotgun sequence, one region contains:
- the JUNB gene encoding transcription factor JunB codes for MCTKMEQPFYHDDSYAAAGYGRTPGGLSLHDYKLLKPSLALNLADPYRNLKAPGARGPGPEGSGGGSYFSSQGSDTGASLKLASSELERLIVPNSNGVITTTPTPPGQYFYPRGGGSGGGAGGAGGGVTEEQEGFADGFVKALDDLHKMNHVTPPNVSLGASGGPPAGPGGVYAGPEPPPVYTNLSSYSPASATSGGAGATVGTGSSYPTATISYLPHAPPFAGGHPAQLGLGRGASTFKEEPQTVPEARSRDATPPVSPINMEDQERIKVERKRLRNRLAATKCRKRKLERIARLEDKVKTLKAENAGLSSTAGLLREQVAQLKQKVMTHVSNGCQLLLGVKGHAF; via the coding sequence ATGTGCACTAAAATGGAACAGCCCTTCTACCACGACGACTCATACGCAGCGGCCGGATACGGCCGGACCCCGGGCGGCCTCTCTCTACACGACTACAAACTCCTGAAACCCAGCCTGGCGCTCAACCTGGCCGACCCCTACCGAAATCTTAAAGCACCCGGAGCGCGGGGCCCCGGCCCAGAGGGCAGCGGTGGCGGCAGCTACTTTTCCAGCCAGGGCTCGGACACCGGCGCGTCGCTCAAGCTCGCCTCATCGGAGCTGGAGCGCCTGATCGTCCCCAACAGCAACGGCGTGATCACGACGACGCCCACGCCCCCGGGACAGTACTTTTACCCCCGCGGGGGTGGCAGTGGTGGAGGTGCGGGGGGCGCAGGGGGCGGCGTCACCGAGGAGCAGGAAGGCTTCGCCGACGGCTTTGTAAAAGCTCTGGACGACCTGCACAAGATGAACCACGTGACGCCCCCCAACGTGTCCCTGGGCGCCAGCGGGGGGCCCCCGGCCGGGCCCGGGGGCGTATATGCCGGCCCGGAGCCGCCTCCCGTCTACACCAACCTCAGCAGCTATTCTCCAGCCTCTGCGACCTCCGGAGGAGCCGGGGCCACCGTCGGGACTGGGAGCTCGTACCCGACGGCCACCATCAGCTACCTCCCACACGCGCCGCCCTTCGCCGGCGGTCACCCGGCGCAGCTGGGCCTGGGCCGCGGCGCCTCCACCTTCAAGGAGGAACCGCAGACCGTGCCTGAGGCGCGCAGCCGCGACGCCACGCCGCCGGTGTCCCCCATCAACATGGAAGACCAGGAGCGCATCAAAGTAGAGCGCAAGCGGCTGCGGAACCGGCTGGCGGCCACCAAGTGCCGGAAGCGGAAGCTGGAGCGCATCGCGCGCCTGGAGGACAAGGTGAAGACACTCAAGGCCGAGAACGCCGGGCTGTCCAGCACTGCCGGCCTCCTCCGCGAGCAGGTGGCCCAGCTCAAACAGAAGGTCATGACCCACGTCAGCAACGGCTGCCAGCTACTGCTTGGGGTCAAGGGACACGCCTTCTGA
- the RNASEH2A gene encoding ribonuclease H2 subunit A isoform X2 has translation MDLSELERDNTGRCRLNSPVPSVCRKEPCVLGVDEAGRGPVLGPMVYAICYCPLSRLADLEALKVADSKTLSESERHRLFAKMEEDGDFVGWALDVLSPNLISTSMLGRVKYNLNSLSHDTATGLMQYALDQGVKVAQVARDQAVKNWKFVEKLQDLDTDYGSGYPNDPKTKAWLREHVDPVFGFPQFVRFSWRTAQSILEKEAEDVTWEDSQTGDQEGLRRIKSYFSEGPRPRLPHRYFQERGLESATIL, from the exons atGGATCTCAGCGAGCTGGAGAGAGACAATACGGGCCGCTGTCGCCTGAACTCGCCTGTACCTTCTGTGTGCCGCAAGGAGCCCTGCGTCCTGGGCGTCGATGAAGCGGGCCGGGGCCCGGTGCTGG GCCCCATGGTCTACGCCATCTGCTATTGCCCCCTGTCCCGCCTGGCAGATCTGGAGGCCCTGAAAGTGGCAG ACTCAAAGACCTTGTCGGAGAGCGAGCGGCACAGGCTCTTTGCGAAAATGGAGGAGGACGGAGACTTTGTGGGCTGGGCACTGGACGTGCTGTCTCCAAACCTCATCTCTACCAGCATGCTTGGGCG GGTCAAATACAACCTGAACTCCCTGTCTCATGATACAGCTACTGGGCTGATGCAGTATGCGTTGGACCAAGGTGTGAAAGTGGCCCAG GTGGCCCGAGACCAGGCTGTGAAGAACTGGAAGTTTGTGGAAAAACTGCAGGACCTGGACACTGATTATGGCTCAGGCTACCCCAATG ATCCCAAGACAAAAGCGTGGTTGAGGGAGCACGTGGACCCTGTGTTCGGCTTCCCCCAGTTTGTCCGGTTCAGTTGGCGCACAGCCCAGAGCATCctggagaaggaggcagaagacGTTACATG GGAGGACTCGCAGACGGGGGATCAGGAGGGACTTAGGAGGATCAAGTCGTACTTCAGCGaaggcccccgcccccgcctcccccaTCGGTACTTCCAGGAGCGGGGCCTGGAGTCAGCCACCATTCTCTAG
- the PRDX2 gene encoding peroxiredoxin-2, whose translation MTSGYAHIGKPAPEFQATAVVDGAFKEVKLSDYKGKYLVLFFYPLDFTFVCPTEIIAFSERAEEFHKLDCDVLGVSVDSQFTHLAWINTPRKEGGLGPLNIPLLADVTRSLSRDYGVLKEDEGIAYRGLFIIDGKGVLRQITINDLPVGRSVDEALRLVQAFQYTDEHGEVCPAGWMPGSDTIKPNVDDSKEYFSKHN comes from the exons ATGACCTCCGGCTACGCGCACATCGGAAAGCCCGCCCCGGAATTCCAGGCCACCGCCGTGGTGGATGGCGCCTTCAAGGAGGTGAAGCTTTCAGACTACAAAG gaaAATACTTGGTCCTCTTTTTCTACCCGCTGGACTTTACCTTTGTGTGCCCCACGGAGATCATCGCTTTCAGTGAACGTGCCGAGGAGTTCCACAAGCTGGACTGCGATGTGCTGGGCGTCTCTGTGGACTCTCAGTTCACCCACCTGGCTTG GATCAACACCCCCCGGAAGGAGGGAGGCTTGGGCCCCCTGAACATCCCCCTGCTGGCTGATGTAACCAGAAGCTTGTCCCGTGATTATGGCGTGCTGAAGGAAGATGAGGGCATCGCCTACAG GGGCCTCTTTATCATCGATGGCAAGGGTGTCCTTCGCCAGATCACCATCAATGATTTGCCTGTGGGGCGCTCTGTGGATGAGGCTCTGCGGCTGGTCCAGGCCTTCCAGTACACAGATGAGCACGGGGAAG TCTGTCCCGCTGGCTGGATGCCAGGCAGTGACACAATCAAGCCCAACGTGGACGACAGCAAGGAATATTTCTCCAAACACAACTAG
- the RNASEH2A gene encoding ribonuclease H2 subunit A isoform X1, whose protein sequence is MDLSELERDNTGRCRLNSPVPSVCRKEPCVLGVDEAGRGPVLGPMVYAICYCPLSRLADLEALKVADSKTLSESERHRLFAKMEEDGDFVGWALDVLSPNLISTSMLGRVKYNLNSLSHDTATGLMQYALDQGVKVAQVFVDTVGPPETYQERLQQRFPGVEVTVKAKADALYPVVSAASICAKVARDQAVKNWKFVEKLQDLDTDYGSGYPNDPKTKAWLREHVDPVFGFPQFVRFSWRTAQSILEKEAEDVTWEDSQTGDQEGLRRIKSYFSEGPRPRLPHRYFQERGLESATIL, encoded by the exons atGGATCTCAGCGAGCTGGAGAGAGACAATACGGGCCGCTGTCGCCTGAACTCGCCTGTACCTTCTGTGTGCCGCAAGGAGCCCTGCGTCCTGGGCGTCGATGAAGCGGGCCGGGGCCCGGTGCTGG GCCCCATGGTCTACGCCATCTGCTATTGCCCCCTGTCCCGCCTGGCAGATCTGGAGGCCCTGAAAGTGGCAG ACTCAAAGACCTTGTCGGAGAGCGAGCGGCACAGGCTCTTTGCGAAAATGGAGGAGGACGGAGACTTTGTGGGCTGGGCACTGGACGTGCTGTCTCCAAACCTCATCTCTACCAGCATGCTTGGGCG GGTCAAATACAACCTGAACTCCCTGTCTCATGATACAGCTACTGGGCTGATGCAGTATGCGTTGGACCAAGGTGTGAAAGTGGCCCAG GTGTTTGTGGACACTGTGGGGCCCCCAGAGACATACCAGGAGCGGCTGCAGCAGCGCTTTCCTGGTGTTGAGGTGACAGTCAAGGCCAAGGCAGATGCCCTCTATCCCGTGGTCAGTGCCGCCAGTATCTGTGCCAAG GTGGCCCGAGACCAGGCTGTGAAGAACTGGAAGTTTGTGGAAAAACTGCAGGACCTGGACACTGATTATGGCTCAGGCTACCCCAATG ATCCCAAGACAAAAGCGTGGTTGAGGGAGCACGTGGACCCTGTGTTCGGCTTCCCCCAGTTTGTCCGGTTCAGTTGGCGCACAGCCCAGAGCATCctggagaaggaggcagaagacGTTACATG GGAGGACTCGCAGACGGGGGATCAGGAGGGACTTAGGAGGATCAAGTCGTACTTCAGCGaaggcccccgcccccgcctcccccaTCGGTACTTCCAGGAGCGGGGCCTGGAGTCAGCCACCATTCTCTAG
- the THSD8 gene encoding thrombospondin type-1 domain-containing protein 8 has product MRGAPLWSELGSVESGMARSGLTLLLLPLILLLLATPAQVSPDYQYFGEQGEGDTWEQLRLQHLEKDLEDSALGPWGKWRCFCDLGKQERSREAVGTAPGPVFMDRENLVQVRPCRQRDCSSCEPNDCDWRP; this is encoded by the exons ATGCGCGGGGCTCCTCTTTGGAGCGAGCTGGGGTCGGTTGAGTCCGGCATGGCCCGGAGCGGTTTGACACTACTGTTGCTGCCTCTGATACTCCTGCTGCTGGCAACTCCTGCCCAGGTTTCCCCCGACTACCAATACTTCGGCGAGCAGGGAGAAGGGGACACCTGGGAGCAGCTGCGGCTGCAGCATCTGGAGAAAG ACTTGGAAGACTCTGCCCTTGGCCCGTGGGGAAAGTGGCGCTGTTTCTGCGACCTGGGCAAGCAGGAGCGCAGCCGCGAGGCTGTGGGCACAGCGCCGGGCCCGGTGTTCATGGACCGCGAGAATCTGGTTCAGGTGCGGCCCTGCCGGCAACGAGATTGTTCATCCTGCGAGCCGAACGACTGCGACTGGAGGCCCTGA